The proteins below come from a single Benincasa hispida cultivar B227 chromosome 4, ASM972705v1, whole genome shotgun sequence genomic window:
- the LOC120076892 gene encoding probable serine/threonine-protein kinase At1g54610 has product MGCAQTKHSVNSPSGGVEKLKLENGYAGIEGFIAHRRSTGKRRYVSRESSEAEKPHGGDGGGGNDQFGSEKSELVDGWPKWLTSNIPKHVLAGLVPKSVEAYDKLDKVGQGSYSNVYKARDRESGKIVALKKVRFDTTEPESVKFMAREIMILLKLDHPNIVKLEGLATSRMQFSLYLVFDFMQTDLARVISHPDVWLTEPQVKCYMHQLLSGLKHCHDKGILHRDIKGSNLLIDKNGMLKIADFGLAIFFSPKRHLTNRVVTLWYRAPELLLGATDYGVGIDLWSAGCLFAEMFTGRPILPGRTEVEQLHKIFKLCGTPSEEYWRKLKLAPTFRPPQSYRPSLGELFKHLPSSSLGLLSTLLALEPSYRGSASLALENEFFHTSPLACSLSDLPVIHREPDEQDQTNRQKSRNAKVTRRSNTHRERRRKDFTGGIPKEESNIPKQQMGDGDEQNEERGSTTTSTSSSVNTGVRKGSTMMSTSSSVSTGGRKTTSTSSSMNTGGGKESSHFLLSPISYSNRKSSRTQDHLETAKNLNLPPLPKMREYSTFNIEDHGGHITGQVRRSVSTRDLRNLGRKEHLKFYAVDD; this is encoded by the exons ATGGGCTGTGCACAAACGAAGCATTCGGTGAATTCGCCTTCTGGGGGAGTTGAGAAGCTGAAATTGGAAAATGGGTATGCTGGGATTGAAGGTTTTATCGCTCATCGGAGGTCGACGGGGAAAAGGAGATATGTCAGCAGGGAGTCGTCTGAAGCAGAGAAGCCTCATGGCGGTGATGGCGGCGGCGGGAATGACCAATTTGGTTCAGAGAAGAGTGAACTAGTAGATGGGTGGCCCAAATGGCTTACTAGCAATATTCCTAAACATGTGTTGGCTGGCTTGGTACCCAAGAGTGTGGAGGCCTATGACAAGCTTGATAAG GTAGGCCAAGGAAGTTACAGCAATGTGTACAAAGCTCGAGATAGGGAAAGTGGAAAGATTGTTGCCCTTAAGAAGGTCCGTTTTGATACAACAGAACCTGAGAGTGTGAAGTTCATGGCAAGAGAAATTATGATACTGCTGAAACTGGATCACCCCAACATTGTCAAACTTGAAGGATTGGCTACCTCAAGAATGCAATTCAGTCTTTATCTTGTTTTTGATTTTATGCAGACTGATTTGGCTCGAGTTATTTCCCACCCTGATGTATGGCTTACGGAGCCTCAG GTCAAATGCTATATGCATCAGCTACTCTCTGGTTTGAAGCATTGCCATGATAAGGGGATACTACATCGCGATATCAAAGGATCAAACCTGTTAATCGACAAAAATGGGATGCTGAAGATTGCCGATTTTGGGCTTGCCATTTTCTTCAGTCCAAAGAGGCATCTTACTAATCGTGTTGTGACTCTTTG GTATCGAGCTCCGGAGCTATTGTTAGGTGCTACAGATTATGGAGTTGGCATTGATCTATGGAGTGCTGGATGCCTCTTTGCAGAAATGTTCACGGGAAGGCCGATTCTTCCAGGTCGAACAGAG GTTGAACAACTCCACAAAATTTTCAAGTTATGTGGTACACCATCTGAAGAATATTGGAGAAAACTCAAGCTGGCACCAACTTTCAGACCTCCACAGTCCTATCGACCTAGTCTCGGAGAGTTGTTTAAGCATTTGCCCTCATCTTCTCTAGGCCTACTCAGCACTCTACTTGCTTTGGAGCCTTCATATCGTGGCTCTGCATCTTTAGCTCTCGAGAATGAA TTCTTTCACACAAGCCCACTGGCATGCAGCCTTTCGGATCTTCCAGTAATCCACAGGGAGCCCGATGAACAGGATCAAACGAATCGGCAGAA GTCTAGGAATGCTAAAGTGACAAGGCGTTCTAATACACACCGAGAGCGGCGGAGGAAAGATTTTACCGGCGGAATACCAAAAGAAGAATCCAACATTCCCAAACAG CAAATGGGAGATGGTGACGAGCAAAATGAAGAGCGAGGGAGTACTACGACGAGCACCTCCTCAAGTGTTAATACGGGAGTGCGAAAGGGGAGTACAATGATGAGCACTTCCTCAAGTGTTAGCACAGGAGGGCGAAAGACGACGAGCACGTCTTCAAGCATGAACACGGGAGGAGGAAAGGAGAGCTCTCACTTCTTGCTATCTCCAATTTCATATTCTAATAGGAAATCGTCAAGAACCCAGGACCATCTTGAGACTGCCAAGAACCTCAACTTGCCTCCATTGCCTAAGATGAGAGAATACTCGACCTTCAACATCGAAGACCATGGTGGACATATCACAGGTCAGGTTCGGAGGTCGGTCTCGACCAGAGATTTGAGGAACTTGGGGCGAAAAGAGCATTTGAAATTTTATGCCGTTGATGATTAG